The Deinococcus koreensis genome window below encodes:
- a CDS encoding Maf family nucleotide pyrophosphatase — translation MEGGAGTRGGVPEVVLASGSPRRRELLGLLGVEFRVQLSGEAEESAETDPHALAGELALLKARAVAAAHPQAVVIGADTVVASGGTLLGKPADAAENAAFLRALSGRIHQVYTGVAVVSGDQTEVEVARADVTFRALSDAEVAYYAQSGEGLDKAGGYGIQALGMALVERVEGEYSAVVGFPLSVVIRLLRRAGVTVWNEALPHRGDEVQAAPDPEVSPA, via the coding sequence ATGGAGGGCGGCGCGGGCACCCGTGGCGGGGTGCCGGAGGTCGTCCTGGCTTCAGGCAGCCCCCGGCGCCGCGAACTCCTGGGCCTGCTCGGCGTGGAGTTCCGCGTGCAGCTCAGCGGCGAGGCCGAGGAGAGTGCGGAGACCGACCCCCACGCCCTGGCCGGCGAACTCGCGCTGCTCAAGGCCCGCGCGGTGGCCGCCGCCCATCCGCAGGCGGTCGTGATCGGGGCCGATACGGTGGTCGCCTCGGGGGGGACGCTGCTGGGCAAACCCGCGGACGCCGCCGAGAACGCGGCCTTCCTGCGGGCGCTCTCGGGCAGGATCCATCAGGTCTATACCGGCGTGGCCGTGGTATCGGGCGACCAGACCGAGGTCGAGGTCGCCCGCGCCGACGTCACCTTCCGGGCCCTCTCGGACGCGGAGGTCGCGTACTACGCCCAGTCCGGCGAGGGGCTGGACAAGGCCGGCGGCTACGGCATCCAGGCGCTGGGTATGGCGCTGGTCGAGCGGGTGGAGGGCGAGTACAGCGCGGTGGTGGGCTTTCCGCTGTCGGTGGTGATCCGGCTGCTGCGCCGCGCCGGAGTCACGGTGTGGAACGAGGCCCTCCCCCATCGGGGCGACGAGGTGCAGGCGGCCCCTGATCCGGAGGTCAGCCCGGCGTGA